In Cheilinus undulatus linkage group 16, ASM1832078v1, whole genome shotgun sequence, one DNA window encodes the following:
- the LOC121523561 gene encoding gastrula zinc finger protein XlCGF57.1-like, translating into MSGFQDLSDVQQLIVIKKEVFPEQQERSSSLKQEESPEPADIKEEQEELWISQEREQLQESEGAGISMFPFTPVSVKGEEEDGEKLKSSQLDTKQSEENRVTEDLKTESDGEDCGGSGADSHLQPVTTDEASDLPGSQTDDSADWEESDEAQKKHKKQVEKHKSAHTGEKPLRCSVCGKCFRFKYLLEAHKRVHTGEKPFCCSVCKKCFRLKQALFVHKRVHTREKPFSCSVCQKRFNQERQLKKHLVVHTGEKPFSCSVCGKKFSTKGSLKTHLTVHTGEKPFSCSVCHIKFALKHSLKQHMNFHTGENLFSCSVCNKGFSRQRHLNEHLISHTGEKPFSCSVCGNRFTRKGALKQHMIIHTQEKAFSCSVCHRSFHKQGHLKQHLVVHTGEKPFSCSVCGNKFAHKRSLKDHLTVHTGKRPFSCSVCNKGFSRQRHLNEHLVSHTGEKPFSCSVCGNRFTREGGLKQHMDIHTREKPFSCTVCGERFSQQGHLNEHLAVHTGDKQINCLAPQSLIVLKLPVMYLSTVHITPTPSCD; encoded by the coding sequence ATGTCCAGCAGCTGATAGTGATCAAAAAAGAGGTTTTCCCTGAGCAGCAAGAGaggagctccagtctgaaacaagaGGAGTCTCCTGAACCAGcagacattaaagaggaacaggaggaactgtggatcagtcaggagagagagcagcttcAAGAATCAGAGGGGGCTGGTATCAGCATGTTCCCTTTCACTCCCGTCTCTGTGAAGGGTGAAGAAGAGGATGGAGAGAAGCTTAAGTCATCACAACTTGATACGAAACAAAGTGAAGAGAACAGAGTCACAGAGGATTTGAAAACAGAATCTGATGGTGAGGACTGTGGGGGATCAGGAGCAGACAGTCATTTACAGCCAGTTACTACTGATGAGGCTTCAGACCTTCCTGGATCccagactgatgacagtgctgaCTGGGAGGAGAGTGATGAAGCTCAgaagaaacacaagaaacaaGTAGAGAAACACAAAAGCGcccacacaggggagaaaccattaCGTTGCTCAGTTTGTGGAAAATGTTTTCGTTTCAAATATTTGTTGGAGGCGCACAAAAGAGTCCATACAGGGGAAAAACCATTTTGTTGTTCAGTTTGCAAGAAGTGTTTTCGATTGAAACAGGCATTATTCGTGCACAAGAGAGTCCACACACGGGAGAAGCCTTTTAGCTGTTCAGTTTGTCAAAAACGATTTAACCAAGAGAGACAGCTAAAGAAACACTTGGttgtccacacaggggagaaaccatttagctgttcagtttgtggtaaaaaatTTTCTACCAAAGGAAGTCTGAAGACCCACTTGACTGTTCACACAGGGGAAAAACCGTTTAGCTGCTCAGTCTGTCATataaaatttgctttgaaacaCAGTCTAAAGCAACACATGAATTTCCACACAGGGGAGAATCTTTTTAGTTGCTCAGTTTGTAACAAAGGATTTTCCAGACAGAGACATCTGAATGAACACTTGATTagccacactggagagaaaccttttagctgttcagtttgtggtaaCAGATTTACACGCAAAGGGGCTCTGAAGCAGCACATGATTATCCACACACAGGAGAAAGCATTTAGCTGTTCAGTTTGTCATAGAAGTTTTCACAAACAGGGACATCTGAAACAACACTTGGttgtccacacaggggagaaaccatttagctgttcagtttgtggtaaTAAATTTGCCCATAAAAGAAGTCTGAAGGACCACTTGACTGTTCACACAGGGAAGAGACCATTTAGTTGCTCAGTTTGTAACAAAGGATTTTCCAGACAGAGACATCTGAATGAACATTTGGTTAGCCACACGGGGGAGAAACCATTCagctgttcagtttgtggtaaCAGATTTACtcgtgaagggggtctgaagcAGCACATGGATATCCACACAcgggagaaaccatttagctgtACAGTTTGTGGTGAAAGATTTTCCCAACAGGGACATCTGAATGAACacttggctgtccacacaggggATAAACAGATAAATTGTTTGGCCCCACAGtctttgattgttttaaaattgCCAGTGATGTACCTGAGTACTGTACACATTACCCCAACCCCCTCATGTGATTAA